The following DNA comes from Streptomyces globosus.
AGGAGACCACGTAGGTCGTCCCCGCGGTGATGGGGACGGGGGTGCTGAAGGTCATCTGCTGCCAGCCGGAGAGGGTTTCGCTGCCGAAGGTGCCGGTGGCCAGAAGCAGGCCGGTGGCGGACCAGAGGCTGCCGGTGTGGGTGCCGGTGTTCCTGGGGCCCTTGTAGAAGGTGACGCCGGTGACGTAGCCGTTGACTGCGGACTGGAAGCGGGTGCCGAGTTCGACGGGGTTGGCGTCGCCGGTGACGTTCGCGGTGGCGGGGGTCGTCCCGCTGCCCCACAGGGTGCAGGGGCAGTTCACCGGGGGCGGGGTGGGGCTGGTGGTGAAGGTCCAGGTGACCGGCTGCGGCATGGTGTTGCCCCACAGGTCGGTGGCCTTGACGGACGCGGTGTAGGTGGTGTTGAGGGCGAGTTCGCCGCTCGGGGTGAAGGTGGCGCTGTCGGCGGCGCCGAGGACCTTGCTGCCGGGCACGGTCGTGCCGGCGGCGTCCTTGACGGTGAACTCCAGTGCCTCTGCGTCGACGGCGGTGCTGAAGGTGGCGGTGACCGCGGTGGTGATGGCGGTGCCGGTGGCCGCGGACTGCGGGGTGGTGCCGGTGACGGTGGGCGGGTTCGTGCTGGCGGTCGAGGTGTCGAGGACGGCGTCCACCCAGTAGTTGCTGCCGCTTGCGGCCTTGTTCGGGAAGCCGCCCGAGGAGCTGTAGCGGTAGACGCCGTTGCCGCCGTCGGTGCCGCTGCGCAGGGCGGTGAGCGGGGCGAGGCCCGCCGCGGCCTCGGCGAAGGTGTTGTCGAAGGAGTAGCCGCCGTTGGGGGCGAAGTACGAGGCGATGTACGTCGTGTCGGGTTTGATCGGGATCGGGGAGGAGAAGTTCAGCTGCTGCCAGCCCGAGGCCGTCTCGTTGGTGAACGTGCCGGTGGCGAGCCGCTGCCCGGTCGCGGACCACAGGCTGCCGGTGTGGGTGCCGGTGTTGGCGGGCGACTTGTAGAAGCGGACGCCGGTGATGGATCCGGGCACGGAGGAGCGGATCTTCACACCGAGTTCGACGGCGCTGCCGTCCCCGGCGTTGACGGTCCCCGGCACGGCCGCCGCCGGCCACACGGTGCAGGGGCACTGCTGGGGCCCGACGGTGAGCTGGATGGTGCTGGTGGGGCCGGTGTTGACGCTGTCGTCCACGGCGCGGACCTTGATCTCGGCCGGTCCGGGAGTGGTCGGGGTCCACTGGTGGGTCCAGGAGGCGACGCCGTCGGCGGCCTTCCAGGTGGTGCCGCCGTCGGTGGAGACCTCGACGCGGGCGACGACCCCGCCGCCGCTGTCGGCGGCGGTGCCGGTGACGGTGACCGGCCGCAGTGCGGGCACGGTGGCGCCGCCGGCCGGGGCGGTGACGGCGACCGCCGGTCCCGCGGTGTCCGCCGAGGCGGTCGCCGGGACGAGGTCGGACTGGAGGGAGCCGGGCTGGACGCCCATGTCGGCGAAGACGTTGACGGTGGCCTGCTGCATGCGCTTGTCGGCGGTGACGACGGTGTCGTCGGGGTTGTGGACGGGCATGTTGGTCAGGCCCCACGACCACTGCACGGTCCCGGCCCCGAAGACGAGGGCGCGGGAGTCCGGGTCCCGGAAGGCGACCAGGCTGTGGGTGGCCTTGCCGTTGCCGTAGGTGTTGCCGTAGTCGAGGCGGAGCTTGCCGTCGTCGATGTCGACCGTGGTGGAGGAGAGCTGGATCTGGCCGGGCGGGCGGGCCGCGTCCTCCACGTCGCTGTCCCATTCGTAGCCGAGGGTGCCGGCCGGGAAGACGGCGGTCTGCGAGGGGCTCAGGTCCGCGACGCTGGTGTTGCGCCAGATCCGCATCCCGGCGAACCTGCCGGGGACGGTGATCGCGTCGGCGCGGTAGCCGTTGACGCTGAACAGGGAGCCGGTCAGCTGGTTCTGCGGCTGGTAGGGCCGGCCGTCCGCGGCGCTGGCGGGGTCCATGAAGGTGCCCGTCCAGATGCCGCTGGGATCGGGGATGCCGTTCGGCTGCGGGAAGGAGAGCTTGGTCTCCTTGTAGCAGACGAGGGTCCGGTCGGCCGTGCCGGTGCCGTCGATGCTGGGGGCGAGGCGGGTCTTCCAGAAGATCTCGTTCCCGCTGAAGTACGTCTGGTGGACGCCCGCCTTCCGGGCTTCCAGGGCGTGGGTGAACTGCTCCTGCGTCCAGTACTCGTCGTGGCCGGAGGACATGAACACCTTGTGGTTGCGCAGCAGGGTCGCGCCGCGGGTCGACATGTCGATGCCCGAGATGTAGCTGACGTCGTAGCCGTTGCGTTCCAGCCAGGCGATCATCTGGTACTCGGAGCCGTAGATGCCGTTCTCGCCGCCGATGTCCATCGGCCGGTTGTAGCTGACCTCGTAGGCGCGGCCGTCGGGTGCGGGCCCGGCGCCGTCGTAGAGGTCCTGGCCGCCGTAGTTGTTGTACGCCTGCCAGGTCTGGTCGCTGGTCTGGACGACGATGTCGGAGCGGCTCGCGTCGTTGCGGACGACGAACGGATAGGGCATGACGCCGTTGCCGTCGGCCTGGTCGAAGTTGGCGAGGTACAGGCCGGAGACGGCGTCGGCCGGGACGGTCCAGGTGGCGGTGACGGGCCAGTTGCCGCAGTCGACGAGGCCGGTGGCCGGCTTGGTGGTGCAGGCCGCCGGGCTGCCTCCCGCAGCCACGTTCGCCGGGTGGATCTGGGCGGCCTGCGCCGCGGTCGACATCAGGCGGGCGCCGTCGCCGCCGTAGTGGCCGAGCCGGTACACCGACACCCGGTACGGCGTCGGCGACTGCACCTTGAACTGCACGGTGTCGCCCGCCTGGACGCTCATCCGGGAGGTGAAGCCCTTGATGTCGCCGTAGGCGCCGGGGGCGAACCAGTCGGCCATCGGCGTGCCCGGCTTGGAGTTCTCGCACACGATGGCGTTCGCGGTGGGCCCGCAGGGGTCGGCCGCCCCCGCCACGGCGGACGGGGGCAGGACCGTGGCCAGCAGGGCGGCCACCACGGTGAG
Coding sequences within:
- a CDS encoding DUF4082 domain-containing protein encodes the protein MKDRTRLLRYGLLTVVAALLATVLPPSAVAGAADPCGPTANAIVCENSKPGTPMADWFAPGAYGDIKGFTSRMSVQAGDTVQFKVQSPTPYRVSVYRLGHYGGDGARLMSTAAQAAQIHPANVAAGGSPAACTTKPATGLVDCGNWPVTATWTVPADAVSGLYLANFDQADGNGVMPYPFVVRNDASRSDIVVQTSDQTWQAYNNYGGQDLYDGAGPAPDGRAYEVSYNRPMDIGGENGIYGSEYQMIAWLERNGYDVSYISGIDMSTRGATLLRNHKVFMSSGHDEYWTQEQFTHALEARKAGVHQTYFSGNEIFWKTRLAPSIDGTGTADRTLVCYKETKLSFPQPNGIPDPSGIWTGTFMDPASAADGRPYQPQNQLTGSLFSVNGYRADAITVPGRFAGMRIWRNTSVADLSPSQTAVFPAGTLGYEWDSDVEDAARPPGQIQLSSTTVDIDDGKLRLDYGNTYGNGKATHSLVAFRDPDSRALVFGAGTVQWSWGLTNMPVHNPDDTVVTADKRMQQATVNVFADMGVQPGSLQSDLVPATASADTAGPAVAVTAPAGGATVPALRPVTVTGTAADSGGGVVARVEVSTDGGTTWKAADGVASWTHQWTPTTPGPAEIKVRAVDDSVNTGPTSTIQLTVGPQQCPCTVWPAAAVPGTVNAGDGSAVELGVKIRSSVPGSITGVRFYKSPANTGTHTGSLWSATGQRLATGTFTNETASGWQQLNFSSPIPIKPDTTYIASYFAPNGGYSFDNTFAEAAAGLAPLTALRSGTDGGNGVYRYSSSGGFPNKAASGSNYWVDAVLDTSTASTNPPTVTGTTPQSAATGTAITTAVTATFSTAVDAEALEFTVKDAAGTTVPGSKVLGAADSATFTPSGELALNTTYTASVKATDLWGNTMPQPVTWTFTTSPTPPPVNCPCTLWGSGTTPATANVTGDANPVELGTRFQSAVNGYVTGVTFYKGPRNTGTHTGSLWSATGLLLATGTFGSETLSGWQQMTFSTPVPITAGTTYVVSYHAPNGNYAVDGGYFAASHRSYPLLAPADGSGGANGLYRYGASSAFPTNTFGSVNYWVGPVFTTTAPAAAQSGPTEVAGP